CTCACCACTATGCTGACATAAGCATCTCCAGTTGCCTGTTAGATATCTTTGAACTGGGTGTCCGGTAGACCaatgcttcttaaattgtgggttgtgaccccatatgggggtGCTAAAAATTTGCCAACAATAAAAGGTGTCTGAACAtgcaacgaccaaaaattaattaaaaatcaaatgtgtaatgaatctgagTTGTTTCTGGCAGcctcactgcagccttggttctgaacacaatcGTGTGTACTTTGCACTGAGTGTGCCCTTAGGCCATGCAACATCAACAAACACTGTGGAAACCTGAAAAGGGGTAgtgaatggaaaaagtttaagaagccctgcagtAGACCTCATAAACTCAGTGTATCCAAAACTGAATCCCCTTAAACCCTTCCTGCTTCCAAACTTCTCTCTTACTATTGAGGATAAGTAAGACTGGCCTCCCAATCTCCCAGGCTTACATCTGGGTGTCATCCTTGGTCAccttactctctctcacccccacctcccaccccaataTCCAATTCATTGCCAAGGCCTGTAATTTTTCCCTTTGCAACACTTGAATACACATACTTTCCTCTGATACTGTCACTACCCTGGTGCAGGTTCTCATCTTCTCGTACCTGGACTACTACAGTGGCCCGCTGGTTGGTCTGTATGCCacaattctctcccatcttccactTAGCAGCTGAAGTTCAGTTCCATGTCATCCCtctaaataaactccagtgactgtGACttacaggatcaaatatgaaaatatatactgtgtgttccagtgacactggtcttacTGTTCATGGAACAGGATACTCCATCTCCttactctaggcattttcactggctgtctcttaTGCtcagaatgctttcccttctcttttccatcaTCCACTTTCTTCAGAAAGCCTTCCGCAATTCCtgttaattctagtaccttcttctattgattgtttcctatttatcccatatatagcttgcttgtacatatttatttgcttgcttctcccccattagatttttgACTCCTCaggggcagggactgccttttgcctttctttgtatctccagcacttagaacagtaaCCAGCATATAGAAGgcgcttaattaatgtttattgactgactgactctgtgAAGGCTTTCCTGACCATATATCAGCCCATAGTGATTTCTGTCATTGTACTTCTTTAACATTTGTCTGTCACTTATGCCTTTATTATTAAAAAGGAAGTATAATTAGTTTAATTGACAGGAATTTTAGATTTGGAGTAAGTAAAGGCAGGGCTAGGCCTCAAATTcatcctctgacacttaataattACATGACCATGAGCAGGTCACTTCTACCTCagagggctgttatgaggatcaagtggaATAATAACATATAGAGCAGACCTTCAAGTGCTGTAACTGTTGCTGCCAtttgttcttttgtgtatttctaGCCTCTCCTACCAGATTTTGAGCTTTTTTAAGTCAAGGACTGAGTTTTAGGCATTTCCTTTTCTATGACAAAGACTTGATGGTGCTATGATGAGAACAGTTGTTTAGTAAATAATGTGTCTATTGAATAAAAGATAGAGAATTAAGTTGTGTGACATGAGTGTTGATTGGAGTACACTGTGATCATCATACTCTGCTTTTTACTTAGGCTGTGCGcgtaaaagtaaaaattaatctCCATAACAATCTTGTAGCAGATAAATCGTTATGAAACAAAAGTTTATTTTCTAACCAAGTATTTTCAGCTTATTACAAGAAATATTAGTTAAATACAAGAAAGGTACTAGTTtgaggcaaaaaaaggaaaatttattgtAGATATGTCCTAGTGATGTGTAATCTGGAATTTAAATTAAGCTTTTTCTCCAAAGCTCATTTTAATCAATGGATTAAAAACCTTCTGAATTTTCACTTTCAGATTGAGAAGCAAAACTGAAAACAAGGGATATTAGAAACATTTTaagaaattcatatttttaagaCTCTTAATTGAAAATTACAACTGTTGACAGGTCAAATAAGTTTATCCATAACTTCAgtgttttcaaaaagaaattttttatgCTAGCAGTCACTAGTGTATTTTATGAAGAaagcatgtatgcatatgcaaaTTAATAATCAGTCAAGGAAACTAAATGTGGCATAGTTCCAATTTTGTCTTTCAAACTGTAGTTGGAAAAGATGTATGTCAAGTCTTCTAATTTCTTATAAAACAGAGTGAGCCTGCATTTAttaaaggttcttaaccttttttgtgtcatggaccactTTGGCCATCTAGTAAAAGCCTATAAAACCCCTCTCAGAATAAAGTTTCTAAGTTTATGAAACAAAATTCGTAGGATTGCTTAAAAATGtgattatcaaaatgttttttaaaacaaattcatgaaCCATAGGTTACCCCCTGATTTATATGAATGAAGTTTATAGAAAagacttttttcatttaaaaatcttcCTAAGTTACTGAATTTAAAGATTGATATGGAGAGTCCATTATGTGACcatgttttgttttaaactttcTTGTCATGATTTATTAGGTGAAAAACCATTTCGCTGTGATGAATGTGGTATGAGATTCATACAGAAATACCACATGGAAAGGCATAAGAGAACACATAGTGGAGAAAAACCATACCAGTGTGAATACTGTTTACAGGTAAGATGGTAGTTTGAAATCATTTTATCTCCTAAATGATTAAGGAATTAAAAATGTAATCAATCATGCTTAAAAACAATTTGAATGGTATTTATAATCAGGTCtgcaatagaaaaataaaatgtttaggaATTAATTGCTTATATTCTTATACTTATTTAAgctattatatttatttagacttttctctttttttccccccctttcaaaaaaaaatcaccaccacCTACCCAACTCAACAGTATTTTTCCCGGACAGACCGTGTATTAAAACATAAACGTATGTGCCATGAAAACCGTGACAAGAAACCAAACAGGAATGCCACTAAGGGTGGCCTTTTAACATCTGAGGATGATTCTGGCTTTTCTACACCTCCAAAAGACAGCTCactgccaaaaaagaaaaggcagaaaacagagaaaaaatctTCTGGGATGGATAAGGACAGTATGATGGACAAGTGTGACCagaaaaaagataagaatgaTTATTTGCCTCTTTATTCCTCAAGCACTAAAGTAAAAGATGAATATATGGTGGCAGAATATGCTGTTGAGATGCCCCATTCTTCAGTTGGAGGGTCACATTTAGATGATGCTGCTTCAGGAGAAATACACCCACCTAAGTTGGTTCTTAAAAAAGTTAACAGTAAAAGAAGTCTAAAACAGCCACTAGAGCAAAGTCAAACAATTTCACCTTTATCCACATATGAAGATAGTAAAGTTTCAAAGTATGCCTTTGACCTTGTGGATAAACAAGCCTTACTAGACTCAGAAGGCAATCCTGACATTGACCAGGTTGATACCTTACAAGAGGGGCCCAGCAAACCTGTCCATAGTAGCACTAATTATGATGATGCAATGCAGTTTTTGAAGAAAAAGAGATACCTGCAAGCAAGTAGTAATAACAGTAGAGAGTATGCACTGAATGTGGGTACCATAGCCTCTCAACCATCTGTAACACAAGCAGCTGTGGCAAGTGTCATTGATGAAAGCACCACAGCATCCATATTGGATTCACAGGCACTAAATGTGGAGATTAAGAGTAATCATGACAAAAATGTTATTCCAGATGAGGTACTACAGACTTTGTTAGACCATTATTCCCACAAGGCTAATGGACAGCATGAGATATCATTTAATGTGGCCGACACTGAGGTGACATCTAGCATATCGATTAATTCTTCAGAAGTACCGGAGGTCACCCAGCCAGAGAGCGTTGGAACAAGCTCCCAAGCATCCTCATCAGATAAAGCCAGTATGTTGCAGGAATATTCAAAATTTCTGCAGCAGGCTTTGGACAGAACTAGCCAAAACGATGCCTATTTGAACAACCCGAGCCTTAACTTTGTGACTGATAACCAGACCCTTGCAAGTCAGCCAGCATTTTCTTCCATAGACAAACAAGTCTACGCAGCCATGCCCATCAATAGCTTTCGATCAGGAATGAATTCTCCACTAAGAACAACTCCAGACAAGTCTCACTTTGGACTAATAGTTGGTGATTCCCAGCATTCATTTCCCTTTTCAGGTGATGAGGCAAACCATGCTTCTGCTACATCAACACAGGACTTTTTGGATCAAGTGACTTCTCAGAAGAAGGCTGAGGCACAGCCTGTCCACCAAGCTTACCAAATGAGCTCCTTTGAACAGCCCTTCCGACCTCAATACCATGGAACAAGAGCTGGAATGGCTTCCCAATTTAGCACTGCCAATGGACAAGTGAACCTACGGGGACCAGGGACAAGTGCTGAATTCCCAGAATTTCCTTTGGTGAATGTAAATGATAATAGAGCTGGGATGACATCTTCACCTGATGCCACAACTGGCCAGACTTTTGgctaattaaaaaaatgtaaataatattgGCACTTTAGAACAGATTAATCAAGAGTGGGTTTGCTCTGTAAAAGATGGAGTGCTGTACAGACTTAAGAGCAATGTGTTATAACAAAAGTAAGCTGATATGAATAGCAAGATAATCCaataactgaattttttttctttttggttagtCATCATTCATTGAACTGCCTTACATGTTGCCACCTTTATAGAAGCAATGTATTACTTATTTTAGACCAGAAACTTGCTATTCTACCTACaccaagtttaaaaaagaaaacaaaacaacagcaacaaaaaataagACTTTCGCACAATTGTTTCCTGATATCATTGTACATTCTTGGGAAATGAGTAATTGTGTGAAATTTACGCATACTGTTTATGAGTTTTTCAGCATAGACATTGCACTTCAGCAGGGAATCTTAATATACTTTGCAGACAGAGTGAACTTAAAAGTTTAAATGTCAAGAGATTATGGCTTAAAATTAATGTATTctataggaaaaaagaaatcttccatcttttgaaaaaaacaagaacaatatGCCATATACCCTTGATTTTCATTTTGCATTATATTGAGCTGTGTTTTCTGAGGGggaaatagtaataaaaatctGATAGTCTAAGACTCCACTATTTAAAAGCCTAATTacttaaaaatatgcatacttCCAACACATTTACCAAAATACACAACTGCTGAAGCATTTACTTCCAGACTGAAGTATGCATATTGGTGTCAGTTTCTTTGTACAGTTGTACCTAgatattttttatgattttttttttcatgtgcagGTATCAAGGTTTTGAGGTTTTAGTCAAAGTATTCTGTAGATTACATTCCCAAGAACATAATGCTTTCACAGACTGTATATTCCAAGTTTTGAAGCTTAATTGTATTTTACTTTACATATACACTTTCACTTAACATAGAGCACTTAGAATCTATTTGATATTTTTGATTTCTCAAAGTAAAAATTTTAGATTTTTAGGTTTGATATGGTTGTGTCTTAATCATCTCATAAATGACAGTTTTAATTTTTGGCAATAAAAGGAAATTGGGATGTCTTCGGATTTGTAAAAACTGgtttaatttttccctttctagATTCTTGGTAGATCAGATAATTAAACAGTATACAGAGAAACTAAAGAACTGGGCATTTTAATTGCATATTTTACCTTCAGCAACTTCTTGATGAACACTGTTCATTATAGTTTTACAAACCAAAAGTGTTTACTAATCCTAGTAACTACAATTTCATTTTCAGCGTAGTTGAGTATCGGAAGCATTTTGTTGCATTTCAAAACATAAATAAACTACA
This Trichosurus vulpecula isolate mTriVul1 chromosome 2, mTriVul1.pri, whole genome shotgun sequence DNA region includes the following protein-coding sequences:
- the ZNF148 gene encoding zinc finger protein 148, yielding MNIEDKLEGLFLKCGGIDEMQSSRAMVVMGGVSDQSAVSGELQEAVLQDRSLPHQDILAADEVLQESEMRPQEMISHDELMVHEETVKNDDEMETQDRLPQGLQYAVNVPISVKQEITFTDVAEQQKRDKKQIREPVDLQKKKKRKQRSPAKILTINEDGSLGLKTPKSHVCEHCNAAFRTNYHLQRHVFIHTGEKPFQCSQCDMRFIQKYLLQRHEKIHTGEKPFRCDECGMRFIQKYHMERHKRTHSGEKPYQCEYCLQYFSRTDRVLKHKRMCHENRDKKPNRNATKGGLLTSEDDSGFSTPPKDSSLPKKKRQKTEKKSSGMDKDSMMDKCDQKKDKNDYLPLYSSSTKVKDEYMVAEYAVEMPHSSVGGSHLDDAASGEIHPPKLVLKKVNSKRSLKQPLEQSQTISPLSTYEDSKVSKYAFDLVDKQALLDSEGNPDIDQVDTLQEGPSKPVHSSTNYDDAMQFLKKKRYLQASSNNSREYALNVGTIASQPSVTQAAVASVIDESTTASILDSQALNVEIKSNHDKNVIPDEVLQTLLDHYSHKANGQHEISFNVADTEVTSSISINSSEVPEVTQPESVGTSSQASSSDKASMLQEYSKFLQQALDRTSQNDAYLNNPSLNFVTDNQTLASQPAFSSIDKQVYAAMPINSFRSGMNSPLRTTPDKSHFGLIVGDSQHSFPFSGDEANHASATSTQDFLDQVTSQKKAEAQPVHQAYQMSSFEQPFRPQYHGTRAGMASQFSTANGQVNLRGPGTSAEFPEFPLVNVNDNRAGMTSSPDATTGQTFG